GGGTTCCTCGACGCGGGGCGGCGCCCAGGAGGAGGGCACGCGGGCGGTGCGGTCGGCCTACGACAGGACGGCCGAGGAGGACACCGCCCGGGTGAAGCTGCGGGTGCAGACCTCGGCGCAGGGCGCGTCGATGACCGCGAACGGGCAGGGCGCCGTGGACCTGGACGACGGCGACAGCGTCATGACGGTCACGGCGGAGGGGCAGCGGATCGAACAGCGCGTGGTCGACCAGGTGCTGTACCAGAAGCTGCCGAAGGGGCAGGCGCCGGGCGGCAAGCCGTGGATCAGGATCGACCTGGGGAAGGTCGCCGCACAGCAGGGCTCCGGAGAGCAGCCGGTGGGCGACCCCGCCCGGTCCGCCGCGTTCGCCAAGGCGATCACCGACAAGGACGTGACCGAGAAGGGCACGGACGCGGTCGACGGGGTCGAGACCACGCGCTACCGCGTCTCCGTCGACGTCGCCGACCTCCCCGGCGGCGACGCCCTGCGCCGCCAGGTCGGTCCGACGCTGCCGATGGACGTGTGGCTCGACGAGCAGGGCCGGATGCGCCGGCAGCAGTTCGACATGACCCTCAGCGCTCCCGCCGCGGCGACGCAGCGGTCCTCCGCCGACGCCTCGTCCTCGCCGCGGAAGGTCACGGTGCGCACCCTCATGGAGTTCACCGACTTCGGCACCGAGGTGGAGGCGGAGGCGCCGCCGGCCGGGCAGGTCACCGACATGACCGGCAAGGCCCTGGAGCAGGGCGAGCGGGGCAAGGGCCAGGGCTGACCCGGGCTCATCGCGCGCGCCCGCCGCGCAGCCGCCGTACGAGGTCGTCCGCGGCCTGCGGCCAGGTGGGGCGGTCGAAGGTGAAACCCGCGTCGAGGAGGCGGCCGGGGACGACACGGCGGCTCTTCAGCAGCAGTTCGGTGTCCGAGCGCAGGACGAAGGCACCCGCCTCGGCCATCCAGCGCGTGGCGGGCAGCCCCACCGGAACGCCCCACGCGGCGCGCAGCGCGCGCATGAAGGCGCGGTGCGGGAGGGGCTCGGGCGCGGCCAGGTTGACCGGGCCGTCGATGTCGTCCCGGGCGACGAGGAACTCGATCGCCCGGACGAAGTCCTGGTCGTGGATCCAGGAGACGTACTGGGCGCCGCCCGCCACCGGGCCGCCGAGGCCGAGCCGGGCCAGCCGCAGCAGGACGTCGAAGACGCCGCCCCGGTCCGGGCTCATCACCATCGCGGTGCGCAGCGCCACCTTCCGGGTGTGCGGGGTGTCGGCCGACTCCTGCGCGCGCTCCCAGGCCTTGGCGATCTCGACGCTGTAGGCCCAGTAGCCGGGGACGTCCGGCTCGGTTCCGCCGATCACGCCGGTGGCCTCGTCGTGGGGCGCGTCGAAGCGGTGGGCGTAGACGGTCGCGGTGCTCATCTGAAGCCAGATCCGGGGCGGCCGGGCGGCCGCGGCGATCGCCTCGCCCACGACCCGGGCGGAGTCGACCCGCGAGTCCATCATCTCCCGCAGGTTGGCCGGGGTGTAACGGCAGTTCACGCTCCGGCCGGCCAGGTTGACGACGACGTCGCTGCCGTCGAGCTCCTCCGTCCAGGGGCCCGGCTTCGCACCGTCCCAGCGCACTTCGCCCTGGCGCTCCGGGTGCCGGCTGAGCACCACGACGTCATGCCCCGCCGCGCTCAGGGCGCGCTTCAGCACGGTGCCGACCTGACCGGTTCCGCCCGGTATCACGATCTTCATGGAGGTCTCCCCCTCGACGTGTGAGGATGACCCTAGCCCATATTTGAACGCGTTCAAAACCTTCGCGACATGGAGCCCCTCAGCCGGCGCCGACGTGCCGTCGGGCAAGATGGGGCCATGAGCGTAGTCAAGATCAATGTGCTGACCGTGCCCGCCGAGCAGCGCGAGACGCTGGAGAAGCGGTTCGCGTCCCGCGCGCACACCGTGGAGAGCTCCGACGGGTTCGAGTGGTTCGAGCTCCTGCGCCCGGTGGAGGGCACCGACACCTACCTCGTCTACACCCGGTGGCGGGACGAGGAGTCCTTCAAGGCGTGGATGGAAGGGCCGATGAAGGCCGCGCACCAGGGCGGCGGCGAGGGCGGCGAGCGGCCCCGGCCCGCGGCGAGCGACTCGACGCTCTGGTCCTTCGAGGTGGTGCAGCAGGCCGGGCCGAAGGGCGCGTAGGCGCACCCACCGAGGACGAGGCCCCCTGGCCGGAACGGCAGGGGGCCTCGGCGACGACGGGGGGCGGGGCGCTCAGGTACGCCAGGAGCGCGAGGGCGCGGCGGTGCGGCTCACGGCGGCCGCCAGTTTGCGCAGCCGGCGCCAGTCCAGGCGCGGTGGCGCCTCGGGGACCCCGGGCCGGTCGCGGGGCACCCGGACGCGCAGGGCCCGGCGTGCGATGCGGCAGTGGACGGGGGCGGGCAGGGTGAGCGCCTCGCCGTCGAGGCCGACCTCCAGGTGCGGTGTGTCGGCGTGCACGACGACGTGCTGGGCGGTGAGCACCGTGAGCCCCTCCGGGCGCGGGGACAGCAGGAGTTCGGCCGCCTCCACGGCGCTGTCCACGCGCACGGCGAGCACGCCGAGCCGCCCGGAGTTGAGCCGCTCGCGCCGGCCGAAGCCGAACGGGTCGTCCATGCGGTAGGGGTTGTTGCTCACCAGGACGGCCTGCGGGTCGGCGATGGTCGTGCCGTCGGCGCTCGCGGTCAGACGCGGGCCGCTCTGCCGGGTGAGCAGCTCGGGCAGCCGCTCCAGCGCCGCGCCCACCTTGTCCTCGCGGTAGCCGGGGCTCTGGACGACGGCACCGTAGACGCCGAACGACGCGTTGTTCACGAACGGGCGGTCGTCGGCGAAGCCGAGGTCGACGCGGAGTTCGACGCCGTCGGTGAGGGCGTCGAGGCACCGGGACGGGTCGTCCCGGTCCAGGCCCAGGTCCATGGCGAAGTGGTTGCGCGTGCCGGCCGCGATGACGAGGAACGGCAGTCCGTGTTCCGCCGCGACGGCGGCGACCAGGGCCTGGGTGCCGTCGCCGCCCGCGACGCCCAGGAGGTCGGCTCCGTCGGCCACGGCGGCCCGGGCGAGGGCGGTGACGTCCTGGCGCTGCTCCGGGTCGAGCAGGACGACCCGCGCGCCCAGCGCCTCGGCCTTCTCCTTCAGGCCGAACTTCTCGACC
This genomic stretch from Streptomyces sp. Go-475 harbors:
- a CDS encoding TIGR01777 family oxidoreductase gives rise to the protein MKIVIPGGTGQVGTVLKRALSAAGHDVVVLSRHPERQGEVRWDGAKPGPWTEELDGSDVVVNLAGRSVNCRYTPANLREMMDSRVDSARVVGEAIAAAARPPRIWLQMSTATVYAHRFDAPHDEATGVIGGTEPDVPGYWAYSVEIAKAWERAQESADTPHTRKVALRTAMVMSPDRGGVFDVLLRLARLGLGGPVAGGAQYVSWIHDQDFVRAIEFLVARDDIDGPVNLAAPEPLPHRAFMRALRAAWGVPVGLPATRWMAEAGAFVLRSDTELLLKSRRVVPGRLLDAGFTFDRPTWPQAADDLVRRLRGGRAR
- a CDS encoding antibiotic biosynthesis monooxygenase, which encodes MSVVKINVLTVPAEQRETLEKRFASRAHTVESSDGFEWFELLRPVEGTDTYLVYTRWRDEESFKAWMEGPMKAAHQGGGEGGERPRPAASDSTLWSFEVVQQAGPKGA
- a CDS encoding diacylglycerol kinase family protein, whose amino-acid sequence is MGSAMSEWYHHRQRWAARGALAAAASAALLPLVAGGLSGLLLLVAGLAGLALTAAALWWVLSRRGPARMAAAVLAVAAPVGLITLFATANLLWVVFLSLLLWCAAVWSGRYALRSTGLRPVRVKEYRTPPPQRPFLLLNPRSGGGKVEKFGLKEKAEALGARVVLLDPEQRQDVTALARAAVADGADLLGVAGGDGTQALVAAVAAEHGLPFLVIAAGTRNHFAMDLGLDRDDPSRCLDALTDGVELRVDLGFADDRPFVNNASFGVYGAVVQSPGYREDKVGAALERLPELLTRQSGPRLTASADGTTIADPQAVLVSNNPYRMDDPFGFGRRERLNSGRLGVLAVRVDSAVEAAELLLSPRPEGLTVLTAQHVVVHADTPHLEVGLDGEALTLPAPVHCRIARRALRVRVPRDRPGVPEAPPRLDWRRLRKLAAAVSRTAAPSRSWRT